One genomic region from Parerythrobacter aestuarii encodes:
- a CDS encoding phage late control D family protein, which yields MTQPSESLLFYNAIPRLEVDGEEDVMAALLLQAMEMTESEGGLSSLEMSFKNAANVENSGNEMPFETSSNTTLSLGAEIRVVTGPNHDPQEIFHGQITGLELVMDGATTPQLIVLAEDKLQSARLQRRTKLFTDVTLGDLVDAVAQESGLTVVAAELDMSIPQEVQANETDLGFLRRVCARFDVDFQIVGTELHISPRALVDRGTREVEFGQTLTCFRALADLADQVSEVTLSGWDHAANAGFDVTSGAGVQSGAGHGRKGHEFLDEHFSARSEHIGEIAVSTQEEGQAIADAMHSARQRRFVCAEGTITGDPSLRVGTLLEVSGVGPRFENTYYVTHAQHHFSRDGSGYVTDFRAECAFWGG from the coding sequence ATGACTCAACCGAGCGAATCCCTCCTCTTCTACAATGCCATCCCCCGGTTGGAGGTTGATGGCGAAGAAGACGTCATGGCCGCACTGCTGCTGCAGGCGATGGAGATGACGGAAAGCGAGGGCGGGCTGTCGTCGCTGGAAATGAGCTTCAAGAACGCTGCCAATGTCGAAAATTCTGGCAATGAGATGCCGTTCGAAACATCGTCCAACACCACGCTGTCGCTGGGCGCTGAAATCCGGGTGGTGACCGGTCCCAACCACGATCCCCAGGAAATCTTCCACGGTCAGATCACCGGCCTCGAACTGGTGATGGACGGTGCGACCACCCCTCAGCTGATCGTGCTCGCCGAAGACAAGCTCCAGAGCGCCCGGCTGCAGCGGCGGACCAAGTTATTCACGGACGTAACGCTTGGAGACCTCGTTGATGCCGTCGCGCAGGAAAGCGGGCTGACCGTGGTTGCTGCCGAACTCGACATGAGCATCCCGCAGGAAGTGCAGGCGAACGAGACCGACCTCGGCTTCCTGCGCCGCGTGTGCGCCCGCTTCGATGTCGACTTCCAGATTGTCGGTACCGAACTCCACATCTCGCCGCGCGCACTGGTTGATCGCGGCACGCGCGAAGTCGAGTTCGGCCAGACACTGACGTGCTTTCGCGCACTCGCCGACTTGGCCGACCAGGTCAGCGAAGTGACGCTGTCGGGCTGGGATCATGCCGCCAATGCCGGCTTCGATGTCACCAGTGGTGCCGGTGTGCAGTCCGGCGCCGGGCATGGCCGCAAGGGGCACGAGTTCCTCGACGAGCATTTCTCTGCCCGTTCCGAACACATCGGCGAGATTGCGGTTTCAACGCAGGAAGAGGGGCAAGCGATTGCCGATGCCATGCACTCGGCCCGCCAGCGCCGCTTCGTTTGCGCCGAAGGCACGATCACCGGCGATCCCAGCCTGCGGGTCGGAACGCTGCTCGAAGTGTCCGGTGTCGGCCCGCGCTTCGAGAATACCTACTACGTTACTCACGCCCAACATCACTTCAGCCGCGACGGCAGCGGCTATGTGACCGATTTCCGCGCTGAATGCGCGTTCTGGGGAGGATGA
- a CDS encoding CIS tube protein, producing the protein MSDDAGQGVNVVHAKLKPVTDQDGAQLSEADKDAAAIEVQFNPETLDISLSNNFKESSGDSPTQLVDEASAQLSLELQFDTTDTGVDVRQRTHEVAKFLKPLDITREVERGDPLPPPMVVEFDWGAIVFQGYMDSYSETLEFFSHDGVPLRAKVSISLTQQERSFDPRQKKDSEGNDAGPYSNDAVNNDPFASGAVEQSVDPNAPMDNAAAAANGVEDPRQPNVDKVALPEKSGKLGRAAAAFAQAGASLGAGLGGGLSAGIGGGIGGGISAGAGIGIGASAGAGFGVSGGVGFGASAGAGFGVSAGAGFGASAGASLGVSAGASFGASAGASIGGGLSAGAGFTAGGTTGAFSGLSTKPPKLELKPVKLPTVTVAKTATTGSASLGGALKVESGGSLSAKVGTSITFGEG; encoded by the coding sequence ATGAGCGACGATGCCGGACAGGGCGTGAATGTCGTCCACGCCAAGCTCAAGCCGGTCACCGACCAGGACGGTGCCCAGCTGTCCGAAGCGGACAAGGATGCGGCGGCCATCGAAGTCCAGTTCAACCCCGAAACGCTCGACATCTCGCTGTCCAACAACTTCAAGGAAAGCTCCGGCGACAGCCCGACCCAGCTGGTCGACGAAGCCTCAGCCCAGCTGAGCCTGGAGTTGCAGTTCGACACCACTGACACCGGGGTCGATGTTCGCCAGAGAACGCATGAAGTCGCCAAGTTCCTCAAGCCACTCGACATCACTCGTGAAGTCGAACGCGGCGACCCGCTGCCACCGCCGATGGTGGTCGAGTTCGACTGGGGGGCGATTGTCTTCCAGGGCTATATGGACAGCTATTCCGAGACGCTTGAATTCTTCTCGCACGATGGCGTGCCATTGCGGGCCAAAGTCTCGATTTCGCTGACCCAGCAGGAGCGCAGTTTCGACCCGCGCCAGAAGAAAGACAGCGAAGGCAATGACGCTGGTCCCTATTCCAACGATGCGGTCAACAACGATCCCTTCGCCTCCGGTGCGGTCGAGCAATCGGTCGATCCCAATGCCCCCATGGACAATGCCGCCGCAGCGGCCAATGGGGTCGAAGACCCGCGCCAGCCCAATGTCGACAAGGTCGCCTTGCCGGAGAAATCAGGCAAGCTCGGCCGTGCCGCGGCTGCCTTCGCCCAAGCCGGTGCGAGCCTTGGGGCAGGCCTCGGCGGAGGCCTCAGCGCCGGAATCGGTGGGGGCATCGGTGGGGGTATTAGCGCGGGAGCCGGCATCGGGATCGGCGCATCGGCCGGGGCGGGTTTTGGTGTCTCCGGAGGCGTTGGCTTTGGAGCATCGGCAGGGGCCGGATTCGGCGTGTCTGCGGGGGCAGGTTTCGGAGCCTCTGCAGGAGCCAGCCTGGGTGTTTCGGCAGGGGCAAGTTTTGGAGCCAGCGCCGGCGCGAGCATCGGGGGGGGACTGTCTGCAGGCGCAGGATTTACTGCAGGAGGCACGACGGGAGCCTTCTCCGGACTCTCCACCAAGCCACCGAAGCTCGAGCTGAAACCGGTCAAGCTGCCCACTGTCACTGTCGCCAAGACCGCCACCACCGGCTCCGCTTCGCTCGGTGGTGCGCTCAAGGTGGAAAGCGGCGGCAGCCTGTCGGCCAAGGTCGGCACATCCATTACATTCGGGGAGGGCTGA
- a CDS encoding phage tail protein, with translation MSFLPLFRFRVDFHSTTIDDPSSGAAQPICSGQFSEVAGFDASMEPHTITEGGRNWGEIHRAGKTTFATLVLKRGMTSDRGLWTWFQGVANGAYAYRLNARVVMLGAAEDVTGSGQMSWEFANCLPIKLKAADLSSSSSEIGIEELHLNHEGMKLLEGSAA, from the coding sequence ATGAGCTTTCTCCCGCTGTTCCGCTTCCGGGTCGATTTTCACAGCACTACGATCGACGATCCGTCTTCGGGCGCGGCGCAACCAATCTGCTCGGGCCAGTTCTCCGAAGTCGCCGGCTTCGATGCCAGCATGGAGCCGCACACCATTACTGAAGGCGGGCGCAACTGGGGCGAGATTCACCGCGCCGGAAAGACCACTTTCGCCACGCTGGTGCTCAAGCGCGGGATGACATCGGACCGGGGCTTGTGGACCTGGTTCCAGGGGGTTGCGAACGGGGCCTATGCCTATCGCCTCAATGCCCGCGTGGTGATGCTGGGCGCGGCCGAGGATGTCACCGGCTCGGGCCAAATGAGCTGGGAGTTCGCCAACTGCCTGCCGATCAAGCTCAAGGCCGCTGACCTGTCCTCCTCCTCCAGCGAGATCGGAATCGAGGAGCTGCACCTCAATCATGAAGGCATGAAGCTGCTGGAAGGGAGCGCTGCATGA
- a CDS encoding phage tail protein — MPDRNSPYNAFNFTVAFGNGDIEGGFSEVSGLGTEITVAEYRNGSDKRNVVTKIPGMFKVTDITLKRGIINSDAVFQMFKDLQDGKVDDAKQTVTITLMDETGANAVQKWVLIDCFATKYTGPSLSAKGGGDVAMEELTLSPGDIQYEQVA; from the coding sequence ATGCCTGATCGCAATTCTCCATATAACGCGTTCAACTTCACCGTCGCTTTCGGCAACGGGGATATTGAAGGCGGCTTTTCCGAAGTCTCTGGCCTCGGGACCGAGATCACTGTCGCTGAATATCGCAACGGCAGCGACAAGCGGAACGTCGTCACCAAGATCCCCGGCATGTTCAAGGTGACCGACATCACCTTGAAGCGCGGCATCATCAATTCCGATGCCGTGTTCCAGATGTTCAAGGACTTGCAGGACGGCAAGGTCGATGACGCCAAGCAGACCGTCACCATCACGCTGATGGACGAGACAGGGGCCAATGCGGTCCAGAAGTGGGTCCTGATCGACTGCTTCGCGACCAAATACACCGGTCCTTCGCTGTCAGCCAAGGGCGGCGGCGACGTGGCGATGGAAGAGCTGACGCTGTCGCCTGGCGACATCCAGTACGAACAGGTCGCGTAA
- a CDS encoding phage tail sheath subtilisin-like domain-containing protein, with translation MPEYLAPGVYVEETSFRAKSIQGVGTSTTAFVGPTRKGPLGMASDVITSFGEFERIYGGLANLSVGGTPGTNFVAHAAKAFFDNGGGRLYIARTFTAEQVTTPSTRTIAANSASADVLDASDAVVASFRARSPGTGLNGYIIAYQKLTPATATTLNAAPTGSMVQTGGNTYFVKAADGVWNVETPAGDGSDALNLAAVPADAQLVTVNLEIRPGATSSTDDAEGGPIVLEGLGFGPGHPRRLPDALSETPSSRGNALSQPYWFDDDPDPTAHALRLAMFGSDAEVSVPYQLTGGLDGNASVVSDTDDEILSYEEALALLEEVNDISIVAAPGSSATAASQGVHNALISHAERMKYRVAVLDTPPAQSVGDARDVRAALDSKHAALYYPWVIVPNPSARPSDDTIPKELALPPSGFMCGIYARNDVQRGVWKAPANEVVRGALRFERELSKGEQEVLNPEGINCLRTFFGRGNRVWGARTISSDPEWIYVNVRRYFNYVENSIDRSTQWAVFEPNGPALWSNITDTISSFLFAEWRSGALLGASPEEAYFVRCDRSTMTQADLDNGRLICEIGIAAIKPAEFVIFRIGQKTADATS, from the coding sequence ATGCCTGAATATCTAGCTCCTGGCGTGTATGTCGAAGAGACTAGCTTTCGCGCCAAATCGATCCAGGGGGTGGGCACCAGCACCACCGCCTTCGTCGGCCCGACCCGCAAGGGACCGCTCGGCATGGCATCCGATGTCATCACTAGCTTCGGTGAGTTCGAGCGGATCTATGGCGGGCTCGCCAATCTGTCGGTTGGTGGGACACCGGGTACGAACTTTGTGGCCCATGCGGCCAAGGCGTTCTTCGACAATGGCGGCGGACGACTCTATATTGCCCGCACCTTCACTGCGGAGCAGGTCACGACCCCGTCGACCCGGACGATCGCAGCGAATTCCGCCAGCGCCGACGTGCTCGATGCCAGCGACGCCGTGGTTGCCAGCTTCCGTGCCCGTTCGCCCGGGACCGGTCTCAACGGCTACATCATTGCCTACCAGAAACTGACTCCGGCAACGGCTACAACGCTGAATGCGGCACCTACCGGATCGATGGTTCAGACCGGTGGCAACACGTATTTCGTGAAGGCTGCCGATGGCGTCTGGAATGTCGAGACCCCCGCTGGTGATGGTTCCGACGCGCTAAATCTCGCGGCGGTGCCCGCCGACGCACAGCTCGTAACAGTCAATCTCGAAATCAGGCCAGGTGCGACAAGCTCGACCGATGATGCCGAAGGCGGCCCGATCGTTCTGGAAGGCCTCGGGTTCGGCCCCGGCCACCCGCGCCGACTGCCCGATGCACTATCCGAAACTCCCAGCAGCCGCGGCAATGCCTTGTCGCAACCCTACTGGTTCGATGACGACCCCGATCCCACCGCCCACGCCCTGCGGCTGGCGATGTTTGGGTCAGATGCCGAGGTAAGCGTCCCCTACCAGCTGACCGGAGGGCTCGACGGCAACGCCAGCGTCGTCAGCGATACCGATGACGAAATCCTCAGCTACGAGGAAGCGCTCGCGCTGCTGGAAGAGGTGAACGATATTTCCATCGTCGCTGCTCCGGGTAGTTCTGCCACGGCAGCGTCGCAAGGCGTGCATAATGCGCTGATCTCGCATGCCGAGCGGATGAAGTATCGTGTCGCGGTGCTCGACACGCCGCCGGCACAGTCGGTCGGCGATGCCCGCGATGTGCGCGCAGCGCTCGATAGCAAGCACGCCGCGCTCTACTATCCGTGGGTCATCGTGCCCAACCCTTCGGCCCGGCCCTCGGACGACACCATCCCCAAGGAACTTGCGCTGCCACCCTCTGGCTTCATGTGCGGGATCTATGCCCGCAACGATGTCCAGCGCGGGGTCTGGAAAGCACCCGCCAACGAAGTCGTGCGCGGAGCCCTGCGGTTCGAACGCGAGCTGTCGAAGGGCGAGCAGGAAGTGCTCAACCCCGAAGGCATCAATTGCCTGCGAACCTTCTTCGGGCGCGGCAACAGGGTGTGGGGTGCGCGCACGATCAGCAGCGATCCGGAATGGATCTATGTCAACGTGCGGCGCTACTTCAACTATGTCGAAAACTCGATCGACCGGTCGACCCAGTGGGCCGTGTTCGAGCCGAATGGACCGGCGCTGTGGTCGAATATCACCGACACGATCTCTTCCTTCCTGTTTGCCGAATGGCGCTCCGGAGCCCTGCTCGGGGCCAGCCCTGAGGAAGCCTATTTCGTGCGCTGCGATCGTTCGACCATGACCCAGGCCGATCTCGATAACGGGCGGCTCATCTGTGAAATCGGCATTGCGGCGATCAAGCCTGCCGAATTCGTCATCTTCCGCATCGGTCAGAAGACCGCTGACGCAACCAGCTGA
- a CDS encoding DUF4255 domain-containing protein, translated as MAGFSAAYSVGESLVQYLRNIYPTELRDDHPCRFELAKSADFSEADSFTENTISLFLYRMSIAQYLHPAGARRNAPPTSRALPLDLHYMVTVWSDSKHTEQLLMAWVMAQLHWSPNLDASTLMQVGGWRKDESIQISPTNITQEDLCRIWDVMEPTYRLSTTYVARVVHIDAPPLADAANVIATRFEHAQLEEEQA; from the coding sequence ATGGCAGGCTTCTCGGCAGCCTATTCGGTCGGTGAATCGCTGGTCCAGTACCTGCGCAATATCTACCCGACCGAACTGCGGGACGACCATCCGTGCCGGTTCGAACTGGCCAAGAGCGCCGATTTCTCCGAGGCCGACAGCTTCACTGAGAACACCATCTCGCTGTTTCTCTATCGCATGTCGATTGCGCAGTACCTGCATCCCGCAGGAGCGCGGCGGAATGCCCCGCCAACCTCGCGCGCGCTGCCGCTCGACCTGCATTACATGGTCACCGTCTGGAGCGACAGCAAACACACCGAGCAGCTGCTGATGGCCTGGGTAATGGCGCAGCTGCACTGGAGCCCCAATCTCGACGCTTCCACGCTGATGCAGGTCGGCGGCTGGCGCAAGGATGAGAGCATCCAGATCTCGCCGACCAATATTACCCAGGAAGACCTGTGCCGGATCTGGGACGTGATGGAGCCGACCTATCGGCTCTCCACGACTTATGTCGCGCGGGTTGTCCATATCGATGCCCCGCCACTGGCCGATGCCGCTAATGTCATCGCGACCCGCTTCGAACATGCGCAGCTGGAAGAGGAGCAGGCCTGA
- a CDS encoding DUF3467 domain-containing protein has protein sequence MSDEGDRDEPTSGESAARDLPDPVYVNHCAVTLSLSTAELDFGQASEADQSVRVKSRLRTSPAYFRQLGDLIRAECRRYDETYGLGRSKGGN, from the coding sequence GTGTCAGACGAGGGTGACCGGGATGAACCGACCAGCGGGGAGAGCGCAGCGCGCGACCTGCCCGATCCCGTCTACGTGAACCACTGCGCTGTGACCCTTTCGCTTTCCACCGCTGAACTCGATTTCGGACAAGCATCGGAAGCCGACCAGTCAGTGCGGGTGAAAAGCCGTTTGCGCACATCGCCAGCCTATTTCCGCCAGCTGGGCGACCTCATCCGGGCCGAATGCCGCCGCTACGACGAGACCTATGGCCTCGGCCGCAGCAAGGGAGGGAACTGA
- a CDS encoding sigma-54 interaction domain-containing protein, which translates to MGTRDTPDIVIIDDDALHARHLCRLAQAHHLQASRIDPRSYAVGEAPPAQLALIKSDRDAELVRDLTAQQPDMTTIVLGDSERADHIIACMRAGASDVVPADLSHPESLDRLHTHFGRCKPSSTSEGFEDPVGLAGESNAIDRLRQLVRKIGHSDTTCLIEGPTGAGKELVALGLHNCGARCGGPLVAVNCGAIPDDLVEGELFGYEKGAFSGAVNSYPGKLALAHGGTLFLDEIGELSLAGQVKLLRAIEARQCYRLGGREPLAFDVRIVAATNRDLESEVAAGRFRSDLYYRIAVARIKVPALAERRDDIAPLAEFFLREMAAASKLEAPTLSPCAIDALQGHSWPGNARELRNVIEVALISHEGGMLYAEDLSLPGNSPSVPQQSQVETAANGQGLTRSAIAEALRECDGNKSAAARTLGCSRMTLYRHLQQA; encoded by the coding sequence ATGGGCACACGCGATACGCCCGATATTGTTATCATTGACGATGATGCATTGCACGCGAGGCATCTGTGCCGACTGGCCCAGGCGCATCACTTGCAGGCATCCCGTATCGATCCGCGCAGCTACGCTGTCGGCGAGGCACCGCCCGCACAGCTGGCGCTGATCAAAAGCGACCGCGACGCCGAGCTTGTCCGCGACCTGACAGCGCAGCAACCAGACATGACCACCATCGTACTCGGCGACAGCGAACGCGCCGACCACATCATCGCCTGCATGCGGGCCGGGGCCAGTGATGTAGTGCCGGCCGACCTCTCGCATCCGGAATCGCTAGACCGCCTCCACACCCATTTCGGTCGTTGCAAGCCGAGTTCCACCAGCGAAGGATTCGAGGATCCGGTTGGGCTTGCCGGAGAAAGCAACGCTATCGACCGGCTCAGGCAATTGGTCCGCAAGATCGGTCACAGCGATACGACCTGCCTGATCGAAGGACCGACCGGTGCAGGCAAGGAGCTGGTCGCGCTGGGCCTGCACAATTGTGGTGCCCGCTGTGGCGGGCCACTTGTGGCAGTCAATTGCGGAGCCATTCCCGACGACCTCGTCGAAGGCGAATTGTTTGGCTATGAAAAAGGTGCCTTCAGCGGAGCGGTGAATTCTTATCCCGGCAAGCTGGCGCTGGCGCATGGCGGCACGTTGTTCCTCGACGAGATTGGCGAGCTGAGCCTGGCTGGACAGGTCAAACTCTTGCGCGCGATCGAAGCCCGGCAATGCTATCGCTTGGGCGGCAGGGAGCCCCTCGCGTTTGATGTGCGCATCGTAGCCGCTACAAATCGCGACTTGGAAAGCGAAGTCGCTGCGGGTCGTTTCCGCAGCGATCTGTACTATCGGATTGCAGTCGCGCGGATCAAAGTACCGGCACTGGCAGAGCGCAGGGATGACATCGCGCCCCTGGCGGAGTTTTTCCTGCGGGAGATGGCGGCGGCGTCGAAACTTGAAGCCCCGACGCTGTCACCTTGTGCGATCGACGCGTTGCAGGGGCATTCCTGGCCGGGTAATGCCCGTGAACTACGCAACGTGATCGAAGTGGCATTGATCAGCCACGAGGGCGGCATGCTCTACGCCGAAGACTTGTCACTTCCCGGCAACAGCCCATCGGTTCCCCAGCAGTCACAGGTCGAAACTGCGGCCAATGGCCAGGGCCTGACCCGCTCGGCAATCGCAGAGGCGCTACGAGAATGCGATGGCAACAAGAGTGCCGCTGCACGGACTCTGGGCTGTTCGAGGATGACGCTCTACCGTCATCTCCAGCAGGCCTGA
- a CDS encoding MJ0042-type zinc finger domain-containing protein gives MIIACPACSTRYVVPDSAIGIEGRTVRCAKCKHSWFQDGPELELTGDQEVEPSPPPPPPPAPPPPPPAPSPEPDEADGVKVTPEPQREDPYVEREDAYDEGYEDEPDHSGALEGPPPVGEPSPPPTPMPEPDADYSQFDYEPPFKPRRNPLKIWTAVAAVFALLAVGTIGFVSYYGPPDWLPVSKPTFGLDQPDLVLDFPPDQQDRRTLPNDSILFAVSGTITNVGRETRRVPNVLIALYDASNQRVYRWEIVPPVETLAPGESVSINEANNEVPKRARTARIGWSPS, from the coding sequence ATGATCATCGCCTGTCCTGCCTGTTCCACCCGCTATGTGGTGCCCGATAGCGCCATCGGTATCGAAGGCCGGACGGTGCGCTGCGCCAAATGCAAGCATAGCTGGTTCCAGGACGGGCCCGAGCTGGAACTGACAGGCGACCAGGAAGTCGAACCATCACCGCCGCCGCCTCCGCCGCCCGCGCCTCCTCCGCCCCCACCCGCGCCATCACCCGAACCGGATGAGGCGGACGGTGTCAAAGTAACCCCGGAGCCACAGAGAGAAGACCCCTACGTCGAGCGAGAAGATGCTTACGATGAGGGTTATGAGGATGAACCCGATCACAGCGGAGCGCTGGAAGGTCCCCCGCCAGTTGGTGAACCATCCCCTCCACCGACGCCCATGCCGGAGCCCGATGCGGACTATTCGCAGTTCGACTACGAACCCCCGTTCAAGCCGCGTCGCAACCCGCTCAAGATATGGACCGCAGTCGCCGCCGTCTTCGCGCTGCTGGCAGTCGGAACGATTGGCTTCGTATCCTATTATGGGCCGCCTGACTGGCTGCCGGTCAGCAAGCCGACGTTCGGGCTCGACCAGCCCGACCTCGTGCTCGATTTCCCACCCGACCAGCAAGACCGGCGTACGCTTCCCAATGACAGCATCCTGTTTGCTGTGAGCGGCACGATCACAAATGTCGGGCGTGAGACGCGGCGCGTGCCCAACGTGCTGATCGCGCTCTACGATGCCAGCAACCAGCGGGTGTATCGCTGGGAGATCGTCCCGCCCGTGGAAACATTGGCTCCAGGTGAGAGCGTATCCATCAACGAAGCCAATAACGAAGTGCCGAAGCGCGCCCGGACGGCACGCATCGGCTGGAGCCCCAGCTGA
- the ftsE gene encoding cell division ATP-binding protein FtsE: MSEGDEEVVTFDNVGLRYGTGKEVLSDVSFTLWPGSFYFLTGASGAGKTSLLKLLYLAQRPSRGVIRMFGTDVITLPRAHLPNYRRRLGVVFQDFRLVPHLSAYDNIALPLRVSGVSEAELTKPVTDMLEWVGLAHRAEARPATLSGGEQQRVAIARAVIGRPDLLVADEPTGNVDPDMAVKLLRLFEALNRLGTTVVVATHDLHLLQKVPQSMIMRLDKGRLSDPTGVLRNPPRRPGREAPIR, encoded by the coding sequence ATGTCCGAAGGTGACGAAGAGGTCGTGACCTTCGACAATGTCGGGCTGCGCTATGGCACCGGAAAGGAAGTGCTGAGCGATGTCAGTTTTACATTGTGGCCTGGCAGTTTCTACTTCCTCACCGGGGCGAGTGGTGCCGGCAAGACCTCACTGCTCAAGCTGCTTTACCTTGCCCAGCGGCCGTCGCGCGGCGTGATTCGCATGTTCGGCACCGACGTCATTACCCTGCCGCGAGCGCACTTGCCCAACTACCGCCGCCGACTGGGGGTCGTGTTCCAGGACTTCCGGCTCGTTCCTCACCTGTCGGCTTATGACAATATCGCGCTGCCGCTGCGCGTGTCCGGGGTTTCCGAGGCCGAGCTGACCAAGCCTGTCACCGACATGCTCGAATGGGTCGGCCTTGCGCATCGGGCCGAAGCGCGACCGGCGACGCTTTCGGGCGGCGAGCAGCAGCGCGTCGCCATTGCACGGGCGGTGATTGGCCGACCGGACTTGCTGGTAGCAGACGAGCCAACTGGGAACGTCGATCCAGACATGGCAGTCAAGCTGTTGCGCCTGTTCGAAGCGCTGAACCGTCTTGGCACCACGGTCGTTGTTGCCACACACGATCTGCACTTGCTGCAGAAGGTGCCACAATCGATGATCATGCGGCTCGACAAGGGGCGCCTGTCAGACCCGACGGGTGTGCTGCGCAACCCGCCACGTCGGCCGGGCCGCGAGGCACCGATACGATGA